From Enterobacteriaceae endosymbiont of Donacia simplex, one genomic window encodes:
- the rplA gene encoding 50S ribosomal protein L1, with amino-acid sequence MGKLTKRMDLMFKNINLKNQFSIDNAINNLKNLSKVKFIESIDIAINLGINTKKTEQNIRGSVCLPNGTGKQVRFAVFASGKEAIKAKELGIKLIGMNDLSTKIINGEKKFDVVISTPEAMDIVSKLGPILGPKGLMPNPKLGTITNDISKTIKKIRNGQINFRNDKNGIIHASIGKINFENNKIKENLQTLLKSLKKYKPTQLKGNYIKKIYISSTMGLSIEITKDCINLVN; translated from the coding sequence ATGGGAAAATTAACAAAACGTATGGATTTAATGTTTAAAAACATAAATTTGAAAAATCAATTTTCTATAGATAATGCTATTAATAATTTAAAAAATTTAAGTAAAGTAAAATTTATTGAAAGTATTGATATTGCTATTAATTTAGGTATAAATACAAAAAAAACAGAACAAAATATTAGAGGAAGTGTTTGTTTACCTAATGGTACTGGGAAACAAGTAAGGTTTGCAGTTTTTGCTAGTGGAAAAGAAGCAATTAAAGCAAAAGAATTAGGAATAAAATTAATTGGAATGAATGATTTATCAACAAAAATTATTAATGGTGAAAAAAAATTTGATGTAGTAATATCTACACCAGAAGCAATGGACATTGTTAGTAAATTAGGACCTATTTTAGGACCTAAAGGATTAATGCCTAATCCTAAATTAGGTACAATAACAAATGATATATCTAAAACAATAAAAAAAATACGTAATGGACAAATTAATTTTCGTAATGATAAAAACGGTATTATTCATGCTAGTATAGGAAAAATTAATTTTGAAAATAATAAAATTAAAGAAAATTTACAAACTTTATTAAAAAGTTTAAAAAAATATAAACCAACACAATTAAAAGGTAATTATATAAAAAAAATATACATATCATCAACTATGGGACTCTCTATAGAAATTACAAAAGATTGTATAAATTTGGTAAATTAA
- the rplK gene encoding 50S ribosomal protein L11: MAKKIKTYVKLQVPAGSANPSPPIGPALGQHGVNIMNFCNIFNSKTSNLEKGIPIPVVITIYVDKTFTFITKTPPVSAMIKKMLGIKKGSNKPKIEKIGTITQDQIRKIAEIKYIDMTGVNIKSMMSSIKGTALSMGLIIED; the protein is encoded by the coding sequence ATGGCAAAAAAAATTAAAACTTATGTAAAATTACAAGTACCTGCTGGTAGTGCTAATCCTAGTCCTCCTATTGGACCAGCATTAGGACAACATGGTGTTAATATTATGAATTTCTGTAATATTTTTAATTCAAAAACTAGTAATTTGGAAAAAGGTATTCCTATACCAGTAGTAATTACAATTTATGTTGATAAAACTTTTACATTTATTACTAAAACTCCTCCAGTATCTGCAATGATAAAAAAAATGCTTGGAATTAAAAAAGGATCAAATAAACCAAAAATAGAAAAAATTGGTACAATTACACAAGATCAAATTCGTAAAATTGCTGAAATAAAATATATTGATATGACTGGAGTAAATATTAAATCTATGATGTCTTCTATAAAGGGTACCGCTCTTTCTATGGGATTAATTATTGAGGATTAA
- the nusG gene encoding transcription termination/antitermination protein NusG, with translation MNKSLKKKWYVIQARSGFEHRVAQSLKEYIKIHNMDNYFGKILVPTEAVVEIRGGQKYKSDRKFFPGYILIHMIMKELSWHLVRSVPKVLGFIGGKSDNPLPISDKEVNIIINRLQKIGDKPRPKTIFDPGEIIRVKDGPFSDFNGTVEEVDYEKSRLKVSVSIFGRSTPVDLDFRQVEKG, from the coding sequence ATGAATAAATCTTTAAAAAAAAAATGGTATGTTATTCAAGCTCGTTCTGGTTTTGAACATCGTGTTGCTCAATCATTAAAAGAATATATAAAAATTCATAATATGGATAATTATTTTGGTAAAATTTTAGTTCCTACTGAAGCTGTAGTTGAAATACGTGGAGGACAAAAATATAAAAGTGATCGTAAATTTTTTCCAGGATATATATTAATTCATATGATTATGAAAGAATTAAGTTGGCATTTAGTACGTAGTGTACCTAAAGTTTTAGGTTTTATTGGAGGAAAATCTGATAATCCTTTACCTATTAGTGATAAAGAAGTAAATATAATTATTAATCGTTTACAGAAAATTGGAGATAAACCTAGACCAAAAACAATATTTGATCCAGGAGAAATAATTAGAGTAAAAGATGGACCTTTTTCTGATTTTAATGGAACAGTAGAGGAAGTAGATTATGAAAAAAGTAGATTAAAGGTATCTGTATCAATTTTTGGAAGATCTACTCCTGTAGATTTAGATTTTCGTCAAGTAGAAAAAGGATAA
- the secE gene encoding preprotein translocase subunit SecE has translation MNIIEFKKNINKYITDIVKWFISTILLVIILVLNYNYPNINLSIRLILLFFILTLIIFIISFTKKGKKLFSFIYNARMEARKVIWPSYKDTWNTSLIIILIITIISIIFCILDNFLIYLISFLTGTRL, from the coding sequence ATGAATATTATAGAATTTAAAAAAAATATAAATAAATATATTACAGATATTGTAAAATGGTTTATTAGTACAATTTTATTAGTTATTATTTTAGTATTAAATTATAATTATCCAAATATAAATTTATCTATTCGTTTAATTTTATTGTTTTTTATATTAACATTAATAATATTTATTATTTCCTTTACAAAAAAAGGTAAAAAATTATTTTCTTTTATATATAATGCACGTATGGAAGCTCGTAAAGTTATATGGCCTTCTTATAAAGATACTTGGAATACATCATTAATAATAATACTAATTATTACAATAATTTCTATTATTTTTTGTATATTAGATAATTTTTTAATTTATTTAATATCATTTTTAACTGGAACGAGGTTATAA
- the tuf gene encoding elongation factor Tu codes for MSKKKFERSKPHINVGTIGHVDHGKTTLTAAITTVLSKKYGGSAKAFDQIDNAPEEKARGITINTSHVEYDTKNRHYAHVDCPGHADYVKNMITGAAQMDGAILVVAATDGPMPQTREHILLARQVGVPYIIVFLNKCDMVDDEELLELVEMEVRDLLTQYNFPGDTTPIIQGSALKALEGDKKWEEKIIELANTLDTYIPNPIRAIDKPFLLPIEDVFSISGRGTVVTGRVERGIIKVGEEVEIIGIRNTIKSICTGVEMFRKLLDEGRAGENVGVLLRGIKREDIERGQVLAKPGSITPHIKFEAEVYILSKDEGGRHTAFFKGYRPQFYFRTTDVTGTIELSSNIEMVMPGDNINMIVTLIYPIAMTNGLRFAIREGGRTVGAGVVTKVLQ; via the coding sequence GTGTCTAAAAAAAAATTTGAACGTTCTAAACCACATATTAATGTGGGTACTATAGGACATGTCGATCATGGAAAAACAACTTTAACAGCAGCAATAACTACTGTTTTATCTAAAAAATATGGTGGTTCAGCAAAAGCATTTGATCAAATTGATAATGCTCCTGAAGAAAAAGCAAGAGGTATAACAATAAATACATCTCATGTTGAATATGATACTAAAAACAGACATTATGCTCATGTAGATTGTCCAGGACATGCTGATTATGTAAAAAATATGATTACTGGAGCAGCACAAATGGATGGTGCTATATTAGTAGTTGCAGCAACAGATGGTCCTATGCCACAAACTAGAGAACATATTTTATTAGCAAGACAAGTAGGAGTTCCTTATATTATAGTTTTTCTAAACAAATGTGATATGGTTGATGATGAAGAATTATTAGAATTAGTAGAAATGGAAGTACGTGATTTATTAACACAATATAATTTCCCAGGAGATACTACTCCTATTATTCAAGGATCAGCTTTAAAAGCACTTGAAGGTGATAAAAAATGGGAAGAAAAAATTATTGAATTAGCAAATACTTTAGATACGTATATACCTAATCCTATAAGAGCAATTGATAAACCCTTTTTATTACCTATAGAAGATGTTTTTTCAATCTCAGGAAGAGGAACAGTAGTAACAGGAAGAGTAGAAAGAGGTATTATAAAAGTAGGAGAAGAAGTAGAAATTATAGGTATTAGAAATACTATAAAATCTATTTGTACTGGAGTAGAAATGTTTCGTAAATTATTAGATGAAGGACGTGCGGGTGAAAATGTAGGAGTTCTTCTTAGAGGAATTAAAAGAGAAGATATAGAAAGAGGACAAGTTTTAGCTAAACCTGGTTCAATCACACCACATATTAAATTTGAAGCAGAAGTTTATATCTTATCTAAAGATGAAGGTGGTAGACATACAGCCTTTTTTAAAGGATATCGTCCTCAATTTTATTTTAGAACTACAGATGTAACGGGGACTATAGAATTATCTTCAAATATTGAAATGGTTATGCCTGGCGATAATATTAATATGATTGTTACATTAATTTATCCTATAGCAATGACTAATGGTTTACGTTTTGCTATTCGTGAAGGCGGTCGTACAGTTGGGGCAGGAGTAGTTACTAAAGTTTTACAATAA
- the fusA gene encoding elongation factor G, with the protein MGRKTPITRYRNIGISAHIDAGKTTTTERILFYTGVNHKIGEVHDGAATMDWMEQEQERGITITSAATTTFWTGMFNQYKSHRINIIDTPGHVDFTIEVERSMRVLDGVVMIYCAVGGVQPQSETVWRQANKYKVPRIAFINKMDRMGANFKKVIQQIENNLLTEAVPLQLPIGSEQQFTGIIDLIQMKALNWNEQDQGINCNYTSIPLNMKKEAEVWNQKLIETAVESNEILLEKYLNGNKISIQEIKSSLRKRVLNNEITLITCGSAFKNKGVQALLDAIIDYLPSPKDIPPIQGISNNKKKIIVTRNTNDKEPFSALAFKIANDSFVGNLTFFRVYSGTISSGETIYNSIKNQKERIGRIVQMHANKREEIKKVYAGDIAAAIGLKNVTTGDTLCDINKCIILETMEFPEPVISIAIEPKTKIDQEKMGLALNRLIKEDPSLKSWTNEETNQTIIAGMGELHLEIIVDRMKREFNVSANIGKPQVSYRETIQNTITNIEGKYIKQTGGRGQYGHVVIDIAPLKSQKNNIGYLFTNDIKGGVIPSEYISAIDKSIQEQLKSGPMASYPVVNISVRLHYGSYHDVDSSELAFKLAAAIAFKNAFKKANPILLEPIMKVEVETPEEYMGDVIGDLNRRRGIIEGMNNIPTGKTIRACVPLSEMFGYATDLRSYSQGRASYTMEFLKYIKAPNSIAKIIIESRSKS; encoded by the coding sequence ATGGGCCGTAAAACTCCTATAACAAGATATCGTAATATTGGTATTAGCGCACATATTGATGCAGGAAAAACAACTACAACAGAAAGAATTTTATTTTATACAGGAGTAAATCATAAAATAGGAGAAGTTCATGATGGTGCAGCTACAATGGATTGGATGGAACAAGAACAAGAAAGAGGAATTACAATTACTTCTGCTGCCACCACAACTTTTTGGACAGGAATGTTTAATCAATATAAATCACATAGAATTAATATTATTGATACACCAGGACATGTAGATTTTACAATTGAAGTAGAACGTTCTATGAGAGTTTTAGATGGTGTTGTTATGATCTATTGTGCCGTAGGAGGAGTACAACCTCAGTCAGAAACAGTATGGAGACAGGCTAATAAATATAAAGTGCCCAGAATTGCTTTTATAAATAAAATGGATAGAATGGGTGCAAATTTTAAAAAAGTAATTCAACAAATAGAAAATAATTTATTAACAGAAGCAGTTCCATTACAATTACCTATTGGTTCTGAACAACAATTTACGGGTATAATTGATTTAATACAAATGAAAGCTTTGAATTGGAATGAACAAGATCAAGGAATAAATTGTAACTATACCAGTATACCTTTAAATATGAAAAAAGAAGCTGAAGTTTGGAATCAAAAATTAATAGAAACTGCAGTAGAATCTAATGAAATATTATTAGAAAAATATTTAAATGGAAATAAAATTTCGATACAGGAAATTAAATCTTCTTTAAGAAAAAGAGTTTTAAATAATGAAATTACTTTAATAACATGTGGTTCCGCTTTTAAAAATAAAGGAGTACAAGCATTATTAGATGCAATAATTGATTATTTACCATCACCTAAAGATATACCTCCAATTCAAGGAATATCTAATAATAAAAAAAAAATTATAGTAACTCGTAATACTAATGATAAAGAACCGTTTTCTGCTTTAGCTTTTAAAATTGCTAATGATTCTTTTGTTGGGAATTTAACTTTTTTTAGAGTATATTCTGGAACTATTAGTAGTGGAGAAACTATATATAATTCTATAAAAAACCAAAAAGAACGTATTGGTAGAATTGTTCAAATGCATGCTAATAAAAGAGAAGAAATAAAAAAAGTATATGCTGGAGATATTGCAGCTGCTATTGGATTAAAAAATGTAACAACAGGAGATACATTATGTGATATTAATAAATGTATTATTTTGGAAACTATGGAATTTCCAGAACCTGTTATTTCTATTGCAATAGAACCTAAAACTAAAATAGATCAAGAAAAAATGGGTTTAGCTTTAAATCGTCTTATAAAAGAAGATCCTTCATTAAAAAGTTGGACAAATGAAGAAACAAATCAAACTATTATTGCTGGTATGGGAGAATTACATTTAGAAATAATTGTTGATAGAATGAAAAGAGAATTTAATGTATCTGCAAATATTGGAAAACCACAAGTTTCTTATAGAGAAACTATACAAAACACTATTACTAATATAGAAGGAAAATATATTAAACAAACTGGCGGCAGAGGACAATATGGGCATGTAGTAATAGATATTGCTCCATTAAAATCACAAAAAAATAATATAGGTTATTTATTTACTAATGATATAAAAGGTGGTGTAATACCTAGTGAATATATTTCAGCAATAGATAAAAGTATTCAAGAACAATTAAAATCTGGACCTATGGCAAGTTATCCCGTGGTCAATATTTCAGTAAGACTTCATTATGGTTCTTATCATGATGTAGATTCTTCTGAATTAGCTTTTAAATTAGCTGCGGCTATTGCATTTAAAAATGCATTTAAAAAAGCTAATCCTATTTTACTTGAACCTATAATGAAAGTAGAAGTTGAAACTCCCGAAGAATATATGGGAGATGTTATTGGAGATTTAAATCGTAGAAGAGGAATTATAGAAGGTATGAATAATATTCCTACTGGAAAAACTATACGTGCTTGTGTTCCTTTATCAGAAATGTTTGGTTATGCTACTGATTTACGTTCTTATAGTCAAGGAAGAGCTTCATATACTATGGAATTTTTAAAATATATTAAAGCACCTAATAGTATTGCAAAAATAATTATTGAATCTAGATCTAAATCATAA
- the rpsG gene encoding 30S ribosomal protein S7: protein MPRRRIISQRKILPDPQFESDLLAKFINILMINGKKSIAESIVYSALNTIKKKIGKKEIDIFLNVLENVKPIVEVKSRRVGGSTYQVPVEIRPIRRNTLAMRWLVNSARKRHEKSMIIKLTNELLDALENKGNAVKKREEIHKMAEANKAFAHYRW, encoded by the coding sequence ATGCCTCGTAGAAGAATAATTAGTCAAAGAAAAATATTACCAGATCCTCAATTTGAATCAGATTTATTAGCTAAATTTATTAATATACTTATGATAAATGGTAAAAAATCTATTGCAGAGTCTATTGTTTATTCTGCATTAAATACAATAAAAAAAAAAATAGGTAAAAAAGAAATAGATATTTTTTTAAACGTATTAGAAAATGTAAAACCTATAGTTGAAGTAAAATCAAGAAGAGTAGGTGGTTCAACATATCAAGTTCCTGTTGAAATTAGACCAATAAGAAGAAATACTTTAGCTATGCGTTGGTTAGTTAATTCTGCAAGAAAAAGACATGAAAAATCTATGATTATAAAATTAACTAATGAATTATTAGATGCTTTGGAAAATAAAGGAAATGCTGTTAAAAAACGTGAAGAAATACATAAAATGGCAGAAGCTAATAAAGCTTTTGCTCATTACCGTTGGTAA
- the rpsL gene encoding 30S ribosomal protein S12, with protein sequence MATINQLVRKYRKRKIIKTNVPALNSSPQKRGVCTKVYTTTPKKPNSALRKVCRVRLTNGFEVTSYISGEGHNLQEHSVILIRGGRVKDLPGVRYHTIRGALDCTGVKDRKQGRSKYGAKKPK encoded by the coding sequence ATGGCAACAATTAATCAATTGGTTAGAAAATATAGAAAACGAAAAATAATTAAAACAAATGTACCTGCTTTAAATTCTTCTCCACAAAAAAGAGGTGTATGTACAAAAGTATATACAACAACTCCTAAAAAACCAAATTCTGCTTTAAGAAAAGTATGTAGAGTAAGGTTAACAAATGGTTTTGAAGTAACTTCTTATATTTCAGGAGAAGGACATAATTTACAAGAACATTCTGTAATTTTAATAAGAGGGGGTAGAGTAAAAGATTTACCTGGAGTTAGATATCATACTATTAGAGGTGCTTTAGATTGTACTGGAGTAAAAGATCGTAAACAAGGTAGATCAAAATATGGAGCAAAAAAACCTAAATAA
- the tusB gene encoding sulfurtransferase complex subunit TusB, translating into MLYTLFSSPTSCNFSLLLNILNKNDNLLLIQDGILAGLKNSVFMKKIIKKKRKIKILIFAINDDILARGLNLNISEKIIRINYKKFVNLIIKNKKQIIW; encoded by the coding sequence ATGTTATATACCTTATTTAGTTCTCCAACATCTTGTAATTTTTCTTTATTATTAAATATTTTAAATAAAAATGATAATTTATTATTAATTCAAGATGGGATATTAGCTGGATTAAAAAATAGTGTTTTTATGAAAAAAATTATTAAAAAAAAACGAAAAATTAAAATATTAATCTTTGCAATAAATGATGATATATTGGCCAGAGGTTTAAATTTAAATATTTCAGAAAAAATTATACGTATAAATTATAAAAAATTTGTTAATTTAATAATAAAAAATAAAAAACAAATAATATGGTAA
- the tusC gene encoding sulfurtransferase complex subunit TusC, protein MNKIAFIFSTSPYGNSLGKEGLDAAISISSLTEDIALFFIGDGILQIQKQQKPKEFLLKNYNISFSILQLCNIKNYFVCSKSLKLLGIKNNSWIIPVEIINPLVWKKKINNYNIILNF, encoded by the coding sequence ATGAATAAAATAGCATTTATATTTTCAACATCTCCTTATGGAAATAGTCTTGGTAAAGAAGGACTTGATGCTGCAATATCTATATCCTCATTAACTGAGGATATAGCTTTATTTTTTATAGGAGATGGTATTTTACAAATACAAAAACAACAAAAACCAAAAGAATTTTTATTAAAAAATTATAATATTAGTTTTAGTATTTTACAATTATGTAATATTAAAAATTATTTTGTTTGTTCAAAATCTTTAAAACTATTAGGAATAAAAAATAATAGTTGGATTATACCAGTTGAAATTATAAATCCATTAGTATGGAAAAAAAAAATTAATAATTATAATATAATTCTTAACTTTTAA
- the tusD gene encoding sulfurtransferase complex subunit TusD encodes MIFVILVTEAPYNSQNSYSAYLFTKAVIQTKNIVKNIFFYRNGVCNANKNIKFDNDGFNLLNSWKELSIKHRIDLYLCISSAKKRGLILKEKNNFINLKKRINNIIDSNFKITTLSTFTKSILTCDRLVQF; translated from the coding sequence ATGATTTTTGTAATATTAGTTACAGAAGCTCCATATAATAGTCAGAATTCTTATTCTGCATACTTATTTACTAAAGCAGTAATACAAACAAAAAATATAGTAAAAAATATTTTTTTTTATCGAAATGGAGTATGTAATGCTAATAAAAATATTAAATTTGATAATGATGGATTTAATTTACTTAATTCTTGGAAAGAATTAAGTATAAAACATCGTATTGATTTATATTTATGTATTTCTTCTGCTAAGAAAAGAGGTTTAATTTTAAAGGAAAAAAATAATTTTATTAATTTAAAAAAAAGAATTAATAATATTATTGATAGTAACTTTAAAATAACTACTTTAAGTACATTTACAAAATCCATATTAACTTGTGATCGTTTAGTTCAATTTTAA
- the fkpA gene encoding FKBP-type peptidyl-prolyl cis-trans isomerase, which yields MKFFTKKVSIFLILILSIGLNISTTNAFTLNNVSWWNSNKSKNIIKKKIKNQKKKQNIEKKKKEIFFKDDNDKISYALGALIGKNLTHSYQIQKILKIILSRKLILQGVSDSLDGQYKLSDDEIDRVLQLFDSTLQNINTPDEIQNESKINKKIGQQYIKKFLKRKNAKKSKSGLVYKINKIGSGKKITNNNQIIVVKYTGKLIDGTEFDSTEPNKPLFIILQQVIDGWKEGLKYIKKGGKITLVVPPKLAYGSEIISGIPTNSTLIFEIELVDIRDSISK from the coding sequence ATGAAATTTTTTACTAAAAAAGTATCAATATTTCTTATATTGATTTTAAGTATTGGATTAAATATATCTACTACAAACGCATTTACATTAAATAATGTATCTTGGTGGAATAGTAATAAATCTAAAAATATTATTAAAAAAAAAATAAAAAATCAAAAAAAAAAACAAAATATAGAAAAGAAAAAAAAAGAAATCTTTTTTAAAGATGATAATGATAAAATTTCCTATGCTTTAGGTGCCCTAATAGGAAAAAATTTAACTCATTCATATCAAATACAAAAAATATTAAAAATAATATTAAGTAGAAAATTAATTCTTCAAGGTGTATCTGATTCTTTAGATGGACAATATAAACTTTCTGATGATGAAATTGATAGAGTATTACAATTATTCGATTCAACTTTACAAAATATTAATACGCCAGATGAAATACAAAATGAATCAAAAATAAATAAAAAAATAGGCCAACAGTATATTAAAAAATTTTTAAAAAGAAAAAATGCTAAAAAAAGTAAAAGTGGATTAGTATATAAAATTAATAAAATAGGTTCTGGTAAAAAAATTACGAATAATAATCAAATTATTGTTGTTAAATATACAGGAAAATTAATTGATGGAACTGAATTTGATAGCACAGAACCAAATAAACCTTTATTTATTATCTTACAACAAGTGATAGATGGATGGAAAGAAGGTTTAAAATATATTAAAAAAGGTGGTAAAATAACATTAGTAGTACCTCCAAAATTAGCTTATGGCTCAGAAATTATTTCTGGAATACCAACTAATTCTACCTTAATATTTGAAATTGAACTTGTAGATATTAGAGATTCAATATCTAAATAA
- the asd gene encoding aspartate-semialdehyde dehydrogenase, which yields MKNVGFIGWRGMVGSVLINRMLKKKDFNYINAIFFTTSQHGEYITNFKIKHKNIKLENAYDFKKLFELDIIVTCQGSEYTNKIYFKLRQIGWNGYWIDAASNLRTLEDAVIVLDPINLEYIQQKLNMGVKTFVGGNCTVSLMLMALGGLFKNNLIDWISVSTYQAASGAGAKFMKELILQMQYISKNINNLIKNNSFNNNILNIEKEISKQMYSSDFPKNYFHVPLINNVIPWIDKKINNSGQTKEEWKGQFETNKILNTTKIIPIDGLCVRVATLRSHSQSFTIKLNKNLSIDNIHYIINSNNKWVKIIPNNFNDTINYLTPSFINGKLDIFVGRIKKLNIEKNCFSIFSVGDQLLWGASEPLRRMLKLLI from the coding sequence ATGAAAAATGTTGGTTTTATTGGTTGGAGAGGAATGGTAGGTTCGGTTCTTATAAATAGAATGTTAAAAAAAAAAGATTTTAATTATATTAATGCTATTTTTTTTACTACTTCTCAGCATGGAGAATACATTACTAATTTTAAAATAAAACATAAAAATATTAAGTTAGAAAATGCTTATGATTTTAAAAAATTATTTGAATTAGATATAATTGTAACTTGTCAAGGAAGTGAATACACAAACAAAATATATTTTAAATTACGTCAAATAGGTTGGAATGGTTATTGGATAGATGCTGCATCTAATTTAAGAACATTAGAAGATGCTGTTATTGTTTTAGATCCTATTAATTTGGAATATATACAACAAAAATTAAATATGGGAGTAAAAACTTTTGTAGGAGGAAATTGTACTGTTAGTTTAATGTTAATGGCTTTAGGTGGTTTATTTAAAAATAATTTAATTGATTGGATTTCTGTTTCTACATATCAAGCAGCATCAGGAGCTGGTGCAAAGTTTATGAAAGAACTTATTTTACAAATGCAATATATTTCTAAAAATATAAATAATTTAATTAAAAATAATTCTTTTAATAATAATATTCTAAATATAGAAAAAGAAATTTCAAAACAAATGTATTCTTCCGATTTTCCTAAAAATTATTTTCATGTTCCTTTAATTAATAATGTAATTCCATGGATAGATAAAAAAATAAATAATAGTGGACAAACAAAAGAAGAATGGAAAGGACAGTTTGAAACTAATAAAATTTTAAATACAACAAAAATAATCCCAATTGATGGATTATGTGTTAGAGTTGCTACTTTACGTTCACATAGTCAATCTTTTACAATAAAGTTAAATAAGAACTTATCTATAGATAATATTCATTATATTATTAATTCTAATAATAAATGGGTTAAGATTATACCAAATAACTTTAATGATACTATTAATTATCTTACTCCTTCTTTTATTAATGGTAAATTAGATATATTTGTAGGTAGAATAAAAAAATTAAATATAGAAAAAAATTGTTTCTCAATTTTTTCAGTAGGTGATCAATTACTTTGGGGAGCATCAGAACCACTAAGAAGAATGTTAAAATTATTAATTTAA
- the ung gene encoding uracil-DNA glycosylase produces the protein MQNKNFIWKKFFQQEKKKSYFIKLIKKINTDIDNKKIIYPKKKYIFNIFKKINFNNLKAVIIGQDPYYGINQANGLAFSVMPNITIPPTLKNIYKALKLDIPEFIIPNHGYLINWVNEGVMLLNSILTVEQGKPQSHSNIGWEIFTNNVIKIINYNYNNIVFLLWGSYAKKKINFITSKNLVLTTSHPSPLSFYKGFYFCKHFSKTNKYLILQKKKPINWNINKIIPFD, from the coding sequence ATGCAAAATAAAAATTTTATATGGAAAAAATTTTTTCAACAAGAAAAAAAAAAAAGTTATTTTATAAAATTAATTAAAAAAATTAATACAGATATTGATAATAAAAAAATTATTTATCCTAAAAAAAAATATATTTTTAATATTTTTAAAAAAATAAATTTTAATAATTTAAAAGCAGTAATTATTGGTCAAGATCCTTATTATGGTATTAATCAAGCTAATGGTTTAGCTTTTTCAGTTATGCCTAATATAACTATTCCTCCTACATTAAAAAATATTTACAAAGCTTTAAAATTAGATATACCTGAATTTATAATTCCTAATCATGGATATTTAATAAATTGGGTTAATGAAGGAGTAATGTTATTAAATTCTATTTTAACTGTAGAACAAGGAAAACCTCAATCTCATTCGAATATTGGTTGGGAAATTTTTACAAATAATGTAATCAAAATAATTAATTATAATTACAACAACATTGTTTTTCTATTATGGGGGTCATATGCTAAAAAAAAAATAAATTTTATAACATCAAAAAATTTAGTTTTAACTACATCACATCCATCTCCTTTATCCTTTTATAAAGGATTTTATTTTTGTAAACATTTTTCTAAAACAAACAAATATCTTATTTTACAAAAAAAAAAACCAATTAATTGGAATATAAATAAAATAATTCCATTTGACTAA
- the rpsF gene encoding 30S ribosomal protein S6, with protein MNYYEIILMINPNQSDQINNIIKYYKKFILKNDGFISRFEDWGRRQLSYPILRLHKAHYILMNITLNNISIIKKLEKSLRINEYIIRYLIIKTKTERKNMSCILKSRDEFQEKRNDVIKTI; from the coding sequence ATGAACTATTATGAAATAATTTTAATGATTAATCCAAATCAAAGTGATCAAATAAATAATATTATTAAATATTATAAAAAGTTTATTTTAAAAAATGATGGTTTTATTTCAAGGTTTGAAGATTGGGGAAGAAGACAATTATCTTATCCTATACTTAGATTACATAAAGCACATTATATATTAATGAATATTACCTTAAATAATATTAGTATAATAAAAAAACTTGAAAAAAGTTTAAGAATTAATGAATATATTATCAGATATCTTATAATTAAAACAAAAACAGAAAGAAAAAATATGTCTTGTATTTTAAAATCAAGAGATGAATTTCAAGAAAAACGTAATGATGTTATAAAAACAATATAA